One genomic region from Terriglobus aquaticus encodes:
- the purN gene encoding phosphoribosylglycinamide formyltransferase: MEAASQQVSDSASPRPAKVRLGVLLSGRGSNFINIADSIERGELRGCEIALVLSNIADAPGLAAARERGLPAVAQPSRGVPREEHDRAMLAHLQQHGVEYVILAGYMRVLTPEFLRTFPQRVLNIHPSLLPSFPGLHAQQQALEYGVKVAGCTVHFVDDAVDHGVIVMQRLVRVRENDTVERLSARILQQEHRLYPEAIARVLSGRYEVRGRQYLPK, translated from the coding sequence ATGGAAGCAGCGAGTCAGCAGGTTAGCGATTCAGCAAGTCCGCGTCCCGCCAAGGTGCGGCTTGGGGTGCTGCTGAGCGGACGCGGATCGAACTTCATCAACATCGCCGACAGCATTGAGCGTGGTGAACTGCGCGGATGCGAGATCGCGCTGGTTCTTTCCAACATTGCCGATGCACCCGGTCTGGCTGCCGCACGCGAGCGTGGTTTGCCTGCCGTGGCGCAGCCCAGCCGTGGCGTGCCGCGCGAGGAGCATGACCGCGCGATGCTGGCACACCTGCAGCAGCATGGCGTGGAATACGTGATCCTGGCGGGTTACATGCGCGTGCTCACGCCGGAATTTCTGCGGACTTTTCCGCAGCGGGTGCTGAACATCCATCCGTCGCTCTTGCCCAGCTTTCCGGGGCTTCATGCGCAGCAGCAGGCGCTGGAGTATGGAGTGAAAGTGGCGGGATGCACGGTGCACTTTGTGGATGATGCCGTAGATCACGGTGTGATCGTGATGCAGCGACTGGTGCGCGTGCGCGAGAACGACACGGTGGAGCGGCTGTCCGCGCGCATCCTGCAACAGGAGCACCGATTGTACCCGGAGGCGATTGCGCGCGTGTTGAGCGGAAGGTATGAAGTGCGCGGACGGCAGTACCTGCCGAAGTAA